The following are from one region of the candidate division KSB1 bacterium genome:
- the ppdK gene encoding pyruvate, phosphate dikinase yields MAVVKTKKKPTTKTRNNNKVAPKKNRLSRNGKLATKYVYAFGGGKAEGHAEMRNLLGGKGANLHEMASLGLPVPAGFTITTEVCTYFYANQRTYPKTLRAEVAKAMQHIEKIMGARFGDTENPLLVSVRSGARASMPGMMDTVLNLGLNDETVQGLIAKTGNERFAYDCYRRFVAMYGDVVLGLKPQHKDEIDPFEEILEAKKHAAGAKYDNDLSAQALKELVAEFKAAIKARTGHDFPDDPMEQLWGAVGAVFSSWMNERAIAYRKLYDIPEDWGTAVNVQAMVFGNMGEDCGTGVAFTRDPATGENIFYGEYLINAQGEDVVAGIRTPEPIARLEQEMPEVYKQLLTIRQKLERHYKDMQDVEFTVQNGKLWMLQTRNGKRTGFAAFKIAHDMVQEKLIKKEEALRRLDPKALNQLLRPVFDAKQKEEAVHAGKVLAKGLNAGPGAASGRIVFNAPDAVEWKKNGEKVILVRIETSPEDIKGMDAAEGILTARGGMTSHAALVARQMGKVCVAGCSTLEIDYRSRTMTVKGQTLREGDWISIDGTTGEVIAGQIKTRPSEILQVLIDKTMHREDSATFRIYETIMNWADSIRKLNVRTNADQPDQAANAIAFGAEGIGLCRTEHMFFGGDRIDAVREMILADDEAGRRRALDKLLPMQRQDFVGIFEVMDGLPVTIRTLDPPLHEFLPHTEHEQADLAAKIGVPVEKVKAKVEALHEFNPMLGHRGCRLGVVYPEITEMQARAILEAACEVKLRGKEVLPEIMIPLVAHLNELRLQAQVVRETAEKVFAEKGTQVDYMIGTMIELPRAAVVADQIAKEAEFFSFGTNDLTQTTFGLSRDDAGRFLPYYVEHEILEDDPFETLDQNGVGKLMEWAVERGRATRPKLKVGICGEHGGDPATVMFCHKIGQNYVSCSPFRVPIARLAAAQAVLEEAEKD; encoded by the coding sequence ATGGCAGTTGTCAAAACCAAGAAGAAACCTACAACGAAGACGCGGAATAATAATAAGGTGGCGCCGAAGAAAAATCGGCTGTCACGCAACGGTAAGCTGGCTACCAAATATGTTTATGCCTTTGGCGGCGGCAAGGCCGAAGGCCACGCCGAAATGAGAAATCTGCTCGGCGGCAAAGGCGCCAATCTCCACGAGATGGCAAGCCTTGGCCTGCCGGTGCCCGCCGGCTTCACGATTACCACGGAAGTTTGCACCTACTTTTACGCCAACCAGCGCACCTATCCAAAAACCTTGCGCGCCGAGGTAGCGAAAGCCATGCAGCACATTGAGAAAATCATGGGCGCCAGGTTCGGCGATACGGAAAACCCGCTGCTGGTATCCGTGCGCTCCGGCGCGCGCGCCTCGATGCCCGGCATGATGGATACCGTGCTCAATCTCGGCTTGAATGACGAGACCGTGCAAGGCTTGATTGCGAAAACCGGCAACGAGCGTTTTGCTTACGATTGCTACCGCCGGTTTGTCGCGATGTATGGCGACGTCGTGCTTGGCCTCAAGCCGCAGCACAAAGATGAGATCGATCCGTTCGAGGAAATTCTCGAAGCGAAGAAGCATGCCGCCGGAGCAAAATATGACAACGATCTCTCCGCACAAGCGCTGAAAGAGTTGGTGGCCGAATTCAAAGCAGCAATCAAAGCCCGCACCGGCCATGACTTTCCGGATGATCCGATGGAACAACTCTGGGGCGCGGTCGGCGCCGTGTTCAGCTCGTGGATGAACGAGCGCGCCATTGCGTATCGCAAGCTCTACGACATTCCCGAAGATTGGGGCACCGCGGTCAACGTGCAAGCGATGGTGTTCGGCAACATGGGCGAAGATTGCGGCACCGGCGTGGCGTTCACGCGCGATCCGGCGACCGGCGAAAATATTTTCTACGGCGAATATCTCATCAACGCGCAAGGCGAAGACGTCGTGGCCGGCATTCGCACACCGGAGCCGATCGCGCGCCTGGAGCAGGAGATGCCGGAGGTTTACAAGCAACTCCTAACGATCCGCCAGAAGCTCGAGCGCCATTACAAAGACATGCAAGACGTCGAGTTCACCGTGCAAAACGGCAAGCTGTGGATGCTGCAAACCCGCAACGGCAAGCGCACCGGTTTCGCGGCGTTCAAGATTGCGCACGACATGGTGCAGGAGAAGCTCATCAAAAAAGAAGAGGCGCTGCGCCGTCTCGACCCCAAAGCGCTCAACCAACTGCTGCGCCCGGTTTTTGATGCCAAGCAAAAAGAAGAAGCCGTGCATGCCGGCAAGGTTTTGGCCAAAGGCTTGAACGCCGGCCCCGGCGCCGCGAGCGGTCGCATCGTCTTCAACGCGCCCGATGCCGTCGAGTGGAAAAAGAACGGCGAGAAAGTCATTCTCGTGCGCATCGAAACCTCGCCGGAAGACATCAAAGGCATGGACGCTGCGGAAGGCATTCTCACCGCGCGCGGCGGCATGACCTCGCACGCGGCGCTCGTGGCGCGGCAAATGGGCAAAGTTTGCGTCGCCGGCTGCAGCACGCTGGAAATTGACTATCGCAGCCGCACGATGACGGTGAAAGGCCAAACGCTGCGCGAAGGTGATTGGATTTCCATCGACGGCACCACCGGCGAAGTCATTGCCGGCCAGATCAAAACCAGGCCCTCAGAAATTTTGCAGGTGCTCATTGACAAAACCATGCACCGCGAAGATTCGGCCACGTTCCGGATTTACGAGACGATCATGAATTGGGCCGACAGCATCCGCAAGCTCAATGTTCGCACCAACGCCGATCAACCGGATCAAGCCGCCAACGCCATTGCATTTGGCGCCGAGGGCATCGGCCTGTGCCGCACCGAGCACATGTTCTTCGGCGGCGACCGCATCGACGCCGTGCGCGAGATGATTCTCGCCGACGACGAAGCTGGCCGCCGTCGCGCGCTCGATAAATTGTTGCCGATGCAGCGTCAGGATTTCGTTGGCATCTTTGAAGTGATGGACGGCTTGCCGGTCACGATTCGCACGCTCGACCCGCCACTGCATGAGTTTCTCCCGCACACCGAACACGAGCAGGCTGATCTTGCCGCTAAAATTGGCGTACCTGTCGAAAAAGTCAAGGCTAAAGTCGAAGCGCTGCACGAGTTCAACCCAATGCTCGGCCATCGCGGCTGCCGTCTCGGCGTCGTTTATCCCGAAATCACCGAAATGCAAGCGCGCGCCATTCTCGAAGCCGCCTGCGAAGTGAAGTTGCGCGGCAAAGAAGTCTTGCCCGAGATCATGATTCCGCTCGTCGCTCATCTCAATGAATTGCGGCTGCAAGCCCAAGTCGTGCGTGAAACCGCCGAAAAAGTTTTTGCGGAAAAAGGCACGCAAGTCGATTACATGATCGGCACGATGATCGAACTGCCGCGCGCTGCGGTGGTGGCAGATCAAATCGCCAAGGAAGCCGAGTTCTTCAGTTTTGGCACCAACGATTTGACGCAAACGACGTTTGGGCTTTCGCGCGATGACGCCGGCCGTTTCCTGCCGTACTACGTCGAGCACGAGATTCTCGAAGACGATCCGTTTGAAACGCTCGATCAGAATGGTGTCGGCAAATTGATGGAATGGGCCGTCGAACGCGGCCGCGCCACCAGGCCCAAACTCAAGGTTGGAATCTGCGGCGAGCACGGCGGCGATCCCGCCACCGTGATGTTCTGCCACAAGATTGGCCAGAATTACGTGAGCTGCTCGCCGTTCCGCGTGCCGATTGCGCGCCTGGCTGCGGCGCAGGCGGTGTTGGAGGAAGCCGAGAAGGATTGA
- a CDS encoding S41 family peptidase codes for MLKKRTAFLVVLCAAALTVAGWAVDWGVSVSADYVHEIRKNIEVFGLIYQEISRKYVDPVDPDKFMKAGINGMLGTLDPYTVLIEKEDNAQLQIITHGKYGGVGMVISTRDGWPTVVEQPVAGTPAQKAGLREGDRIIEVNGVSTKGMKVDEVANRLRGEVGTAVDIKVVREGEPLPIEFHLIRAEITIHDVTYSGIIRDGIGYLKLSRFSKNAGYEVNQAIRDLKSQGLQALILDLRNNPGGLLEAAVEVSENFVEKGALIVSTKGRIEGSVKEYRSGKEPQAGTLPLVVLVNENSASASEIVAGAIQDLDRGVIIGASTFGKGLVQTVVSLNRDAALKITTAKYYVPSGRCIQKDRPRPADDDLLLASAEEGDLTETVAAPDTAKTPAQIFRTKSGRVVYGGGGIKPDIEVASEKLNRFESALRYKAVTFNFAVAYAGKHPNLKQSEFRIDDNILKEFRQFASDKKFTYTSQSELQLAELKKAADKEGYLKDIQGSITALEQALQREKEDDYTNSQEYIRRELEREIAAKLFGARAQVEVTFDDDAAIKKAVEILLNTENYKAVLNGGKAKH; via the coding sequence ATGTTAAAAAAACGAACCGCCTTCCTCGTCGTATTATGCGCCGCCGCACTTACTGTCGCCGGCTGGGCTGTCGATTGGGGCGTGAGCGTCAGCGCCGATTACGTGCATGAAATCCGCAAGAACATCGAAGTCTTCGGCCTGATCTATCAGGAAATTTCGCGCAAATACGTCGATCCGGTCGATCCCGATAAATTCATGAAAGCCGGCATCAACGGCATGTTGGGCACACTCGATCCGTACACCGTTTTGATTGAAAAGGAAGACAACGCCCAACTGCAAATCATCACTCATGGCAAATATGGCGGCGTCGGCATGGTGATCAGCACGCGCGACGGCTGGCCGACGGTGGTCGAGCAGCCGGTTGCCGGCACACCGGCGCAGAAAGCCGGCCTGCGTGAGGGCGACCGCATCATCGAAGTCAACGGTGTTTCAACAAAAGGCATGAAAGTGGATGAAGTGGCCAATCGCTTGCGCGGCGAAGTCGGCACGGCAGTTGACATCAAAGTGGTACGCGAGGGCGAACCGCTGCCCATCGAGTTTCATTTGATTCGCGCTGAAATCACGATTCACGACGTGACGTATTCCGGCATTATTCGTGACGGCATCGGTTATCTCAAGCTGTCGCGCTTCTCGAAGAACGCCGGCTATGAAGTGAACCAGGCGATTCGCGATCTCAAATCGCAGGGCCTGCAAGCCCTGATTCTGGATTTGCGCAACAATCCCGGCGGCTTGCTCGAGGCAGCGGTGGAAGTTTCCGAAAATTTTGTGGAGAAAGGCGCCCTGATTGTCTCCACCAAGGGCCGCATTGAAGGTAGTGTCAAGGAATATCGTTCCGGCAAAGAACCGCAAGCCGGCACGCTGCCGCTGGTGGTTTTGGTGAATGAGAACAGCGCTTCGGCCTCCGAAATCGTCGCCGGTGCGATTCAAGATCTCGACCGCGGCGTCATCATCGGTGCCTCAACCTTCGGCAAGGGGCTGGTGCAAACCGTGGTCTCGCTCAATCGCGACGCCGCGCTCAAAATTACCACGGCAAAATATTATGTGCCCAGCGGGCGATGCATTCAAAAAGACCGGCCGCGGCCGGCAGACGATGATCTGCTTTTGGCCAGCGCCGAAGAAGGCGATTTGACGGAGACGGTGGCAGCGCCGGATACCGCCAAAACACCAGCGCAGATTTTCCGCACCAAAAGCGGGCGCGTGGTGTACGGCGGCGGCGGCATCAAACCCGATATCGAAGTTGCCAGCGAGAAACTCAATCGCTTTGAATCCGCGCTGCGCTACAAAGCCGTCACGTTCAATTTTGCCGTGGCGTATGCCGGCAAGCATCCTAATTTAAAACAAAGCGAGTTCCGGATTGACGACAATATTCTCAAAGAATTTCGCCAGTTTGCCAGCGACAAGAAATTCACCTACACCTCGCAGAGTGAATTGCAATTGGCGGAGCTGAAGAAGGCCGCGGATAAAGAAGGTTATCTCAAAGACATTCAGGGCAGCATCACCGCCCTGGAGCAGGCACTGCAACGTGAAAAAGAAGATGATTATACCAACAGCCAGGAATACATTCGCCGGGAACTGGAGCGCGAAATTGCCGCCAAGCTTTTCGGCGCCCGCGCCCAGGTCGAAGTGACCTTTGACGACGATGCGGCAATCAAAAAAGCCGTGGAGATTTTGCTCAACACCGAAAACTACAAAGCGGTTTTGAATGGCGGGAAAGCGAAACACTAA
- the tmk gene encoding dTMP kinase produces MKSFSGIFISFEGIDFSGKTEQARRLFETLRAVGYDTELLREPGGVEIAEAIRQILLDAKHSGMTERTEILLYSAARAQITKEKIQPLLAAGKIIIADRFVDSTTAFQGFGRQIDLDFVRRINRFVTWELLPDVTFLLHIPLAVAETRQRQSGKALDRLEREDRAFHERVLQGYLQLAQAEPQRFVVLDGTQSLDAVSQEVKATLRQRFDLKI; encoded by the coding sequence ATGAAAAGTTTTTCCGGCATCTTCATCTCCTTCGAAGGCATCGACTTCTCCGGCAAAACCGAGCAAGCGCGGCGGTTGTTTGAAACGTTGCGCGCCGTCGGCTACGACACCGAGCTGCTGCGGGAGCCGGGCGGCGTCGAGATTGCCGAGGCGATTCGCCAAATTTTGCTCGACGCCAAGCACAGCGGCATGACGGAGCGTACGGAGATTTTGCTTTACTCAGCGGCGCGGGCGCAAATTACCAAAGAAAAAATCCAGCCGCTGTTGGCGGCCGGAAAAATCATCATCGCCGACCGCTTCGTCGATTCCACCACGGCGTTTCAGGGCTTTGGCCGTCAAATTGATTTGGACTTCGTGCGCCGCATCAATCGTTTCGTGACGTGGGAACTTTTGCCGGATGTGACGTTTTTATTGCACATCCCGCTCGCCGTCGCCGAAACGCGCCAGCGACAGAGCGGCAAGGCGCTTGACCGGCTCGAGCGCGAAGATCGAGCTTTTCACGAACGCGTTCTGCAGGGTTATTTGCAGCTCGCCCAAGCCGAACCTCAGCGTTTCGTCGTCTTAGATGGTACACAGAGTCTTGACGCCGTTTCGCAGGAAGTCAAGGCAACTTTGCGCCAGCGTTTTGATTTGAAAATATGA
- a CDS encoding type II toxin-antitoxin system VapC family toxin: MKLLLDAHIFLWYISGDKRLSDDKRASIQDLNNEVYLSVVSIWEAIIKYHLGKLQLPQPPEVYLPVQREKHQILSLTLDEKSVAHLAQLPSIHRDPFDRMMICQANVHGLMLMTDDEIIHKYPVQILK; this comes from the coding sequence ATGAAGCTTTTATTAGATGCGCATATTTTTCTCTGGTACATCAGCGGGGACAAACGTCTGTCGGATGATAAACGCGCCAGCATTCAAGACTTGAACAATGAAGTTTATTTGAGCGTCGTGTCGATATGGGAAGCTATCATTAAATACCATCTCGGCAAGCTCCAGTTGCCGCAACCGCCAGAAGTATATTTACCGGTTCAGCGAGAAAAGCATCAGATTTTGAGTTTAACACTGGATGAAAAAAGTGTAGCCCACCTTGCTCAACTTCCGTCCATTCATCGTGATCCATTTGATCGAATGATGATTTGTCAGGCTAATGTTCATGGTTTGATGTTAATGACAGATGATGAGATTATTCATAAATATCCAGTGCAGATTTTAAAATGA
- a CDS encoding type II toxin-antitoxin system prevent-host-death family antitoxin yields MIQISVDEMKRDLPVYLHRVEAGETLVIVKAGKPVAEMKPITLNSIDSTSKKLRPFGLCAGEFTVPDDFNEPLPERIIAEFEGR; encoded by the coding sequence ATGATTCAAATCAGTGTTGATGAAATGAAGCGCGATTTGCCGGTGTATTTGCATCGTGTAGAAGCCGGCGAAACGCTGGTGATTGTAAAAGCTGGGAAACCGGTTGCAGAGATGAAGCCGATCACTCTCAATTCGATTGATTCGACTTCAAAAAAGTTGCGGCCATTTGGCCTCTGCGCCGGAGAATTTACTGTTCCCGATGATTTCAATGAACCTTTGCCGGAACGTATCATAGCTGAATTTGAAGGCCGATGA
- a CDS encoding cysteine peptidase family C39 domain-containing protein, which yields MPNVFISKPHHKQHLDASCLPACVKMLLSFLGSEIEESTLRNLLITDDYGTPALNILMHNPDKPEPNREKLVGIRISRIARIKKSNGLNPGDSANPDTTESLCFFCRDLTCNRLMSRFQIQKPNYTFGC from the coding sequence ATGCCAAACGTCTTTATCAGCAAGCCACATCACAAGCAACATCTTGACGCCAGTTGCCTGCCGGCATGCGTCAAGATGTTGCTGAGTTTTCTCGGCAGCGAAATCGAAGAGAGCACATTGCGTAACTTGCTTATAACTGATGATTATGGTACGCCGGCGCTCAATATACTTATGCACAACCCGGACAAGCCGGAACCAAACAGGGAAAAGCTTGTTGGTATTCGGATTTCACGAATCGCCCGGATCAAAAAATCTAATGGCTTGAATCCGGGCGATTCGGCAAATCCGGATACCACTGAAAGTCTTTGCTTTTTTTGCAGAGATTTGACTTGTAACAGATTAATGTCTCGCTTCCAGATACAAAAGCCGAACTACACATTTGGTTGTTAA
- a CDS encoding MtnX-like HAD-IB family phosphatase codes for MLIFCDFDGTLAQNDVGDLLFKNFANWPKCEKLVQQWLRGEISSRECMEREAATTRLTREQLDAFCDAQALTPGFIEFAEFCRQRNWPLFVLSDGLDYYIQRVLSRHRLDLPVLANHLEFVQPDRIAVSFPYFEHSCGQCGNCKGHHVRRLAKPGGRIVYIGDGYSDRCGAREADLIFAKRDLAKWCEERKMKYSRFESFEQILAQIKVL; via the coding sequence ATGCTGATCTTCTGCGACTTCGACGGCACCCTCGCCCAAAACGACGTGGGCGATTTGCTCTTTAAAAATTTTGCAAACTGGCCAAAGTGTGAAAAGCTGGTGCAGCAATGGCTGCGCGGCGAAATTTCTTCACGCGAGTGCATGGAACGCGAAGCCGCAACCACGCGTCTTACTCGCGAGCAGCTCGATGCCTTTTGCGACGCGCAAGCGCTCACGCCCGGCTTTATCGAGTTTGCCGAGTTTTGCCGGCAACGAAACTGGCCACTGTTCGTGCTCAGCGACGGCCTCGATTATTACATCCAGCGCGTCTTATCCCGACACAGGCTTGATCTGCCGGTACTGGCGAATCATCTCGAATTTGTGCAACCGGATCGCATCGCTGTGAGCTTTCCTTATTTCGAGCACAGTTGCGGCCAATGCGGCAATTGCAAAGGCCATCACGTTCGCCGCCTCGCCAAGCCAGGTGGAAGAATCGTCTATATTGGCGACGGCTACTCTGATCGTTGCGGGGCACGTGAAGCGGATTTGATTTTCGCGAAGCGCGATTTGGCAAAGTGGTGTGAGGAGAGGAAGATGAAGTATTCGCGATTTGAAAGCTTTGAACAAATATTGGCTCAAATCAAAGTTCTGTAG